The following proteins are encoded in a genomic region of Deltaproteobacteria bacterium:
- a CDS encoding NADH-quinone oxidoreductase subunit I, producing the protein MFEKQGKYGFWQRVYLVEAVRGLWTTGLHFFRNFVGLKKIGTYEYPEKPKPIPEGYRAEHRLMLRPDNSIRCTACMLCATACPAECIEIVAAENPDPKIEKQPTVYNINLLRCVFCGLCVEACPCDAIRMDTKQIDMAGFTRGEFIRDIDYLTQNHPEGMSPISIAP; encoded by the coding sequence ATGTTCGAAAAACAGGGAAAATACGGTTTTTGGCAGCGGGTTTATCTGGTGGAGGCGGTAAGAGGGCTCTGGACAACGGGGCTTCACTTTTTCAGGAATTTTGTCGGCTTGAAAAAGATCGGAACCTACGAATATCCGGAAAAACCGAAACCGATTCCGGAGGGATATCGGGCAGAACACCGGCTGATGCTCCGGCCGGACAATTCGATCCGGTGTACCGCCTGTATGCTTTGCGCCACCGCCTGCCCGGCGGAGTGTATTGAAATTGTGGCGGCGGAAAATCCTGACCCCAAGATTGAAAAACAGCCGACAGTCTATAACATTAACTTATTGAGGTGTGTTTTCTGCGGACTTTGTGTGGAGGCCTGCCCCTGCGATGCGATCCGGATGGATACGAAGCAAATTGACATGGCCGGATTCACACGCGGCGAATTCATCCGAGATATCGATTATCTGACACAAAACCATCCCGAGGGGATGAGTCCTATTTCAATTGCGCCATGA
- a CDS encoding CBS domain-containing protein — protein MELRKALKQAKIKHLRMRPALIVESGTPLKEVVQRMQKEKKGSALIQKKGALVGIFTERDALTKIVTESQELVSSPIDRFMTPKPKTIRMDDSIATAIQIMSKGGYRRLPILKEGGVICGLISTSDIIMYLAEHFPYEVLNLPPDPHQEQKSPDGA, from the coding sequence ATGGAACTGCGAAAGGCCCTCAAGCAGGCTAAAATCAAGCATCTTCGAATGAGACCGGCTCTTATTGTAGAATCCGGAACACCACTCAAAGAAGTTGTTCAGAGGATGCAAAAAGAGAAAAAGGGAAGCGCACTCATTCAAAAAAAGGGGGCTCTCGTGGGAATTTTTACCGAAAGAGATGCCCTGACAAAGATTGTGACTGAGTCTCAAGAGTTGGTTTCTTCCCCCATTGATCGGTTCATGACCCCTAAACCAAAGACGATCCGAATGGACGATTCCATAGCCACCGCGATACAAATCATGTCCAAGGGGGGTTATCGACGCCTGCCGATTCTTAAGGAGGGGGGAGTGATTTGCGGTCTTATCTCAACGAGTGATATAATCATGTACCTGGCGGAGCATTTTCCGTACGAGGTGTTGAATCTGCCACCCGACCCGCACCAGGAGCAAAAAAGCCCTGACGGGGCTTGA